One genomic segment of Borreliella valaisiana VS116 includes these proteins:
- a CDS encoding tetratricopeptide repeat protein has protein sequence MKFFFNCLFFLILNFNLLYSNSFEALNIEYNNILEKYYSGDNNNNKFVLKEQSDYINFYIDKFKTLYGKLESFKDSRKNYLTSIVNLQIASLVQSVNVKNSSDSYSIFLSTKGVLLDFISSSFFKDCQKSIRSDAYRVLGDLNLSILRYMGGIKLVKISNEAKNALIKSLEIDNKNVFANISLATWYLYSPRISGGSPKKAIEFLQKALKYSKKSLEKYLTNVWLSQGYFRLKRENEYKRHLNEAKNIFPDGLFHKIVIERNNLGELP, from the coding sequence ATGAAATTTTTTTTCAATTGTCTCTTTTTTCTAATTTTAAATTTTAATTTACTATATTCTAATTCCTTTGAAGCTTTGAATATAGAATATAATAATATTCTAGAAAAGTATTATTCTGGTGATAATAACAATAATAAATTTGTTTTAAAAGAGCAATCTGATTATATAAACTTTTATATAGATAAATTTAAAACTTTGTATGGAAAATTAGAATCATTTAAGGATAGTAGAAAAAATTATCTTACTAGCATTGTTAATTTGCAGATTGCATCTTTAGTTCAAAGCGTAAATGTCAAAAATTCTTCTGATAGTTATTCTATATTTTTAAGTACAAAAGGTGTTCTTTTAGATTTTATTTCTTCTTCATTTTTTAAAGATTGTCAAAAATCAATTAGAAGTGATGCATATAGAGTATTGGGGGATTTAAATTTGTCTATTTTAAGATATATGGGTGGCATAAAATTAGTTAAAATCTCAAATGAAGCTAAAAATGCATTAATTAAATCTTTAGAAATTGACAATAAAAATGTATTTGCCAATATTTCTTTAGCAACTTGGTATTTATATTCTCCAAGAATTTCGGGTGGTAGTCCTAAAAAGGCAATAGAATTTTTGCAGAAGGCTCTTAAATATAGTAAAAAAAGCTTAGAAAAATATTTAACAAATGTATGGCTAAGTCAGGGATATTTTCGACTTAAAAGAGAAAATGAATATAAAAGGCATTTAAATGAGGCTAAAAACATATTTCCTGATGGACTTTTTCATAAAATAGTTATTGAAAGAAATAATTTAGGAGAGTTGCCTTAA